The genomic stretch GGTATCGAACCGAACATAGAAAAAGAAAAGGGAGGGGCTGATGTTATTTCGATTAAAAAACTAAAAGAATATATGATTGACCCGGAATCATTCGAATCCACTCTAATCGAACTTGATTATGTAAATAGGCTATTAAATAAATATGATCGCGAAGAAAATATTGTTGATTTAAAGAAAGAACAAGTATTAAATGAATTAAAAGATTTACGTAGCATGATTGAGCAGGTGAATAAATGAAGCAAGCTGGATACGCCTATGCATACGGTGCAGGAACAATAATCAACGCGATTTCCACATGGAAAGGCGCTGCATTTGGTATTGACTTAAAAACACAGGCTGAGGTCATACTTACAGATGATAAAAAAATAATCGGCTACATGGAAGAAGGCGGTGACACAACTCTTATCGAACGCAGTGTTGAACTCACACTTTTACGCTTTGATTCAAAAATCGGTGCCAAAGTGGCAACAAAATCCCAGATACCAATAGCAAGCGGGCTTAAGAGCTCAAGTGCGGCCGCAAATGCAACTGTTCTTGCCACCCTTGATGCGCTTGGCGAAAAACTGGAACCTCTCGAAGTAATCAAGATTGGTGTCCAGGCCGCGCTTGATGCTAAAGTCACGATAACAGGGGCTTTTGACGATGCCTGCGCCTCTATGCTCGGAGGATTCGTGATAACCGATAATAAGAAGAAAGAACTCATCAAAAGGGAGGAGCGGGATTCACAGGTGCTGATATTAGCTCCTGAAAAAAAGGTATTAAGCTCCGGGACAAATGTACTGCGTTCACGGCTTATTGGCAAGTGGGTGGAAATGGCATATAAGGAAGCAGTTGCGGGAAATTATGAGAAGGCCATGACCCTGAACGGTTTCCTGTACTGCGCAGCCCTGGGCTTTAGCACAGATCCCATGATGATGGCACTTGAACTGGGTATCGATGGGGTAAGTTTATCAGGGACAGGGCCTGCCTATACCGCGCTTGGAAGTCCTGAGTTGCTCGATAAGCTTGAACCCGTATGGGAGCGATCCGGCGGAAAAGTGATAAGGACAAAAGTCAATAATAGCGGTGGGAAAGCATGCCTCTGAAAGAAATAAGGGCAAAGATAGAAAGAATCGACATACAGATACTGAATCTTATCGACCAGCGAACTGCCCTTGCAAAGGATGTGCTTGATGCAAAAAAAGCAGAGTGTAAGCCGATCAATGATGTTGATCAAAACAAAGTGGTGCTGGAAAGAGTTGTGAACCTGGCGATTGAGAGGGGATTGGATGGGGAAGAAGTAAAGAAGATATTTGAGATATTGATCCGTATGAATATCGAGCGCCAGCATGGGATGAGCGGGGAAGGGAATCTGCCGTGAGGGTTGTTTGCGGCACTGAATTTCCCTTAATTCCTCATGCTCGTAACAGGGCATGGCATCCTTCCGCCCCTTAAAATAAAATCATGCGAACTGAAAGCGCTCATGTTCATCACATAGGTCTCACCCAGAAGACCGCCAAAATTAACATAATCTCCTGCTCTCTTTCCCGGAACCGGAATTAACCTTACTCCTGTGGTCTTGTTGTTGACAACTCCTATGGCAAGTTCATCTGCAATGATTGCTGATATTGTCTCTGCCTTCGTGTCCCCCGGAATTGCAATCATATCAAGCCCGACCGAGCATACTGCTGTCAGCGCTTCAAGCTTTTCGATTGAAAGCGCGCCAACCCTTACTGCCTCGTTCATGCAGGAATCCTCGCTGACCGGGATGAACGTGCCGCTTAAACCGCCAACATTCCCTGATGCCATAGCCCCGCCTTTTTTCACTGCATCGATAAGAAGGGCAAGTGCAGCAGTGCTTCCTGGCGCTCCCATTTTCTCAATGCCCATCATCTCAACGATCCCGGCGACAGAATCGCCTACCTTTGTGGTTGAGGCAAGTGATATATCCACGATCCCGAAAGGCACCGATAGATTATGTGCAAGCTCTCTCCCGATTAGCTCCCCGGCTCTTGTTATCTTAAATGTTGTGCGCTTTATAACCTCAGAAAGCTCGGTAAGGCCGCAGTCCCTGTTCTTTTCAACAACACTTCGGACAACCCCGGGGCCGCTTATCCCGATGTTTAGCGAAAAATCAGGCTCTCCCACTCCATGGAAAGCCCCTGCCATGAAAGGATTATCCTCAGGCGCGTTCGCAAAAACCACGAATTTGGCGCATCCGATGCCGTTTTCTGTCCTGTCTGCTATCTCTTTCAAGGTTTTTCCGAGCCTTATCACAGCATCCATATTCATACCTGAAACAGTTGAAGCCACGTTCAGGAAAGCACATACCCTTTCCGTACTTGAGAGGACTTCAGGAAGTGAATTTATGAGCCTTTCATCTGCCCGTGTCATACCTTTCTGGACAAGCGCGCCGAAGCCACCGATGAAATCAATACCAACATCCTTTGATGCCTTATCAAGGGCCTTTGCGATCTGGTAAGGAGCATCAGGCTCGGCGCATGCTTCGATGATAAGTGAGACCGGAGTTACAGATATCCTTTTATTGATGATGGGAATGCCGTATTTATCTTCAAGTTTTTGTGCTTCAAGGATAAGTCTTCTTCCATAATCAGATACCCTGCCATATACGTTTTCCTTGAAAATATCAAGGTCTGAATTGATGCAATCCTTAAGGTTTATCCCCAGGGTCACAGTCCTTATATCAAAATTATGATAAAGAGTCATCTGGACAGTTTCCATGACCTCTTCAAGTGAATATTCCATGTGCTACACCCTGTGCATGGTCTTGAAGATATTTTCATGCTGTACCTGTATCTTTAAATCCATCTCACCTTCTATTAATGATAGCTCTTTTTTCAACCGGGTTATGGTTATAGAAGAATCAGTGATATCGGCAAGCAGCGTCATCACAAAATAGCCGCCCATTATTTTCTGGTTTAAATCTTCAATATTGATATTATGAGCAAAGACAGCATTTGAGATCCTTGCGATTATTCCTTTCTGGTCTTTTCCGATCACTGTTATGAATACCTGTTCTTTTGTCATTGGAGCCTCGTTCGGGATTGTTATCCTCTTCACACTTCTGTTTATATTAATGTGAATCCTTATTATTTGACTGGAATGAATACAAAGAACGTAAAACTACCTGATAATTCAAGAGAACTCCAGAATATACAACATCTTGTGGGTGGAACTCACAATATTTTACTGGTGCTAGTCGGTGTGTATTTCGGAAAAGATGATACTACACTGGGTATTGTAATGGCCTTTCTCACATTCCTTGTTTCACGTTTATCATCTGAAATATCATATCAAACATCTATAAAGGTTGTAGAAGAATATGGTAATTCAAGGTATGATCAGGATCTGCAAAACTCCACGAAAGCCCCTGCAAAATCCGTATAAGAAGCTGCATGCAGGTGCGCATAGGCTGCCATTGTATTGTTTACAAGTATCCCATCATAATCACCTTTTATCCCAACCCCGCGGTCAAGCTTAATTGCAAATTCAGTATTATCCGGCAGGTCAATTATCTCAGAATGATGGAATTCATGACCGATAAAAGAAGCTCTGGCTTTTCCGATCACATTATCTTTAATGAAACTGCCGATATTATAACTTACGACCCTTTTATGTCCCATCAATGTCTTTCCGGGAAGCGCGCCTACCATTTTGAAAGTCCCGCCTTTCATTTCTGCCATATTGTAATTCCCGCTTCCGGTAACATTTGTTGTGATCTCCCGGGTCAGGTACATCAGTCCGCCGCATTCTGCATAAATCGGAAGACCTTCATTGGAAACCTGTTTTATGGCCTCACGCATGGAAATATTATTTTCGAGTTCATTTGTGAATAATTCAGGATAACCGCCCCCGATATACAATCCATCCACGTCAGGCAGCGTCCTGTCGTTCACAGGGCTGAAATATACAAGCTGCGCTCCTGCAAGTTCAAGCAATTCAAGGTTATCACGGTAATAAAAATTAAATGCTTCATCAAGCGCCACGCCGATCTTTATCTTGTTTTTTTGATATTGCGCCCTGAATATTTTCTCTGCTGGTTTTTCAAGCGCCCGGGCGGAACGGGCAATCGAAATAAACCTGTCTATATCGATTCCTTCTTTTATGATCTCTTTTATCCTTCCAAGATTTGCATCAAAATCCGCCACTCTTCGCCGTCCTTCCATGGCAGGGATAAGCCCCAGGTGCCTCATAGAGATCTTCATCGAGTCATTGCGGGGTATTATTCCGATGACCGGGGTATCCGTATAAGTTTCAATTGCAACCTTTGCTTTCTCGGCATGCCGCTGGCTTCCGATATTATTCAGGATCACCCCGACTATGTTCACTTCAGGGTCAAATGACTTATAACCCGACACAAGCGCTGCGGTACTTCTGGTAATGCTTCTTGCATTTATCGTAAGAATTACGGGACATTTTAATATTTTGGCGATCTGGGCTGTGCTTCCGATGTCGCTTGTTGCCTCAAGTCCCTCGAAAAGACCACGTACTCCTTCAATAACAGCAATATCAGCCCCCTTTGTTGCATGGGAAAAAACCTCACAAACGGCTTCTTCTGACATTAAATAACCATCAAGGTTCCTTGAATACCTGCCCGTCACTTCCGTATGATAGCTGGGGTCAATGAAATCAAGACCAACCTTATATGGCTGGACATTATAGCCCATATCCTTAAGAACCGACATTATGCCGATCGATATTGTTGTTTTTCCTGCTGATGAGCGATCACCTGCGATAAGAATTCTGGGAATATCAAGATTTTCGGTCATATTTTTCCACTATTTATATCATTGTAATGCAAAAAATCAATTATCAAATACTTAACTATAAGATGAAAATTAAACCGCAGATGAACGCAGATAAACGCAGATTTAAAATAGAACACGGATGACACGGATGCGCACGGATCCGTGAAAATCCGTCCAATCCGTATCATCCGTGTTCTAAGTCGCTGTAGCTGGACATCTACATACAAAGTTGCCATGATTACTGATCTTTGTGAAATTTTCGAACTTTGCGGTTCCATTACTAACTCCAACAATCAAATCCTTGTCAATTCCCGCAACCTGCTATCATCAAGCGGCACAGGGATTTTTCCATCCCTTTTTCCCATAATACTTTTTGCAAGCTTACGGTACACCGCCGCGATCTGTGAATCGGGAGCTTTCTCAATTACAGAATAACCGTCTCTTTCGCAGGTCTGCACCAATACATCTTTTGGAATAAAAGCAAGAAGCTGGCTCCCGACCTCTTTTGCAAACTCGCTGACGATCTTTTCCTCATTCAAAGCGCCGCGCGAATTGCATATTACACCATTTAGCGTCATCTCAAGGCGTGAAAGTCCTTTGCAGATGTTGTTAGCAGCATACAGGGGCATGTATTCCCCGGAAGTAAGCACATACGCCTCATTCACAAGCCCTTTCTTGACTGGAGCAACAAATCCTCCGCATACGATATCCCCGGGCACGTCATAAATAACAAGATCCGTATCCTCGATGGCGCGTGAAATTTTCTTAAGAAGACTGATAGCAACGATAATTCCCCTTCCAGCGCATCCGATGCCAGGTTCGGGGCCTCCGATCTCAATACATTTTACTCCTTTATACCCATTGAAAACGATATCTGCTTCCTTTATATCTATTCCTTCCCTCATAAGGTCCATTATGGTAGGAATGCGCCTTCCCTGCAATAATGTAATGGAGGAATCGCTCTTCGGGTCGCATCCGATTATAGTAACGCGATAGCCCTCATCGGCGCATGCGGCGGCAACATTTGAAGCAGTGCTTGATTTGCCGATCCCGCCTTTTCCGTAAATAGCTATTTGTTTAGGCATCTTTGACCATCTCCCTGAGCGTTGCCCCGAATTCAGATTCCACGATATGGGATACTCCCAGCGTCTTGGGATGAAGATCAATTTCTACCACAACATGAGTATGTCCCATATCTTTCAGGGGAACGACCTGGCGCGGCCCGTTTGTTACAGAGAATAATTCCATATTCTTTATATTATCCATGGGAAGCGCATGAGGAACACCGGATATGACTGCAAAATCATAATCACTATATTTCTCACCGATTATCCGGTCTGCGGTATTTCCTGCCACAGGATACTCATCCAGTCCTCCGATAATATGGTGTATTTCAAATCCTTTTTCTTTAAGATCCTCCTTAATTTCACGGGCATTTCTCCTGTTCTTGGGAAGTCCCACATTATCATCAAGGTTCGCCATGTTCACGATATTTGAGCCAGATCCCAGTTTTTCAGCAACCTGCGCGACTGCAAGGTTAACATCCGCGAACATGAAAGCGGTTTCTTTCTTGGCGTTGAGGATATTCAGTCCTTTTTTACCCTGCTTTAATAATTCAAGCAATCTTCCTGCAACTTTGTATTTAAGATCGCCGCGGTTAGGTTCAAGATATTCCTTGCTGGCAGCGCCATGTCGTTTCTCGACCATTGTGGCTTCCTTAAGAAGCGCTTTTTGCCTCTCAAATTCAGCTTCACTGATAATTCCACTGGCAAGCGCGGATTCAAGAGCCATAACAACTCCTTTTGTGTTATCCCTGTAGCCAGCGTGCACATCAACTTCAATTACAGGAACATCAGGCTGGACCTGGGTCACCGCCTCGTGCAGTTCCTCTCCGATTATCATGCTTGCACATGTGCCAACAATACCTATGCGTCCGGGATTAAAGCGCTCAATTACTTTTTCAAGCACCTCGACAAGGGCATCATGCCCCCCGAAAACAAATCCGGTCTCATCAAGCGATGTTGTTACGACTCTCATTCCGTCCTCTTCAAGAAGCCGGGCATGCTTGAAACTGCATCCAGGGGGGCCGTGCAGTATGACAACATCGGTATCAAGGTCTCTTAACGTGTACAATGCGGCTACGATCGAACTGGGCCGCGGGTGCATTATAAGTGGTTCTTTTTCTTTTTTAACAGGCATCCTTTTTCTCCGAATTTAATAGAATTATTAATTATTATGAAAACGGTGGTTTTTATAGGGCACTTTATTGGATAATACTTTCGGATAAGAATTTGGTGCAGGGCTTCAATTCGGTGCGACTATATCCATTTAAGGAAGGTGCGCTGCAAGCCCTGGACCGGATGGCTTGCCATTTCCTGCGAAGTCACCTGCGCCAGGCATATATTTGATGGCAACAATATTTTAAACTTACGCTTTGATAACAGTCTTGTTTTTCTTCTTGCCCTTTCACAAACAATTATTACACAGCAACCCATTAAAGCCCAAAATCTGGGATTACAATGACACAAATCAAACCTCACGGCGGAAAATTAATCAACCGAACCTTAACCGAACAAAAACGAAACAAGATCATAGACCAGGCTTCGCAATACCAGAGCGTTCCTGTCACCGTTGACCTGATGAAGGATATTGAAAATATCGCTTCCGGGCTTTTCAGCCCTCTTGAAGGCTTCAATGGCCGGGAAGATTACGAAAGCATACTCTACAACAAGCGCCTCTCCAACGGCCTCCCCTGGACGCTTCCTATTGTTCTTGACACAGATAACAAAGATATAAAAGAAGGAGATGAAATTCTCCTCAAAAATGATGCAAATCTCGTTGCAGTGATGCAGGTTGAAGAAATCTACAGCTATGATAAAAGAGCATTCGCAGAGCAGGTTTACGGAACAAACGATGCAGCACATCCGGGCGTGGCAAAGACGTATTCCATGAAGGACACACTGCTTGGCGGAAAGATAAGCCTTATAAACGAATCGGAAACCCCTTATTTCAAATATGCGATGAAACCCGCCGAGACAAGGAATCTCTTCAAGGAAAAAGGCTGGGAAAAAGTAGTCGGTTTCCAGACAAGGAACGTCGCGCACCTGGGTCATGAATACCTGCAAAAATCAGCGCTTACAATGGTCGATGGGCTTTTCATAAATCCTGTTATCGGCAAGAAGAAGAAAGGGGACTTCAGGGACGAGGTTATCCTCGAAAGCTATGAAGTCCTGATCGACAATTATTATCCAAAGGACAGGGTCGTCCTTGGTATTTTCCAGACAGAAATGCGCTATGCGGGCCCCCGCGAAGCCATATTCCATGCCATCGTGAGAAAGAATTACGGCTGCACCCATTTCATCATCGGCAGGGATCATGCAGGTGTGGGGAGCTACTATCATCCTTTTGCTGCTCAGGAGATATTCAAGGAGTTCCCCGATATCGGTATTGAGCCGATGTTCTTCATGTCGTTCTTCTATTGCAACAAGTGCGGCGGCATATCCAACGACAAGGTCTGTCCGCATACTGACAGGGTGGATTTCAGCGGTACGAAAATGCGTCAGATGATCGAAGCGGGAAAAAGACCGCCGGCGGATTCCATGAGGCCGGAAGTTGCTGATGTGATATTGAAGTCAGGTCATCCATTTGTGGAATGACCCTTCTTTTTGATTGGAAATCATTAAGACCTTTTAATCTCTCTTTAGGAAGATCAAATAATGAGAAGGAGAGTGAATCATGCTCGATAAAGATGCCTTAAAAGGTATTATAAAATCACTGGGTCTTGTTTTCGGGGATATAGGTACAAGTCCGATATACACTCTCACAGTTATTTTTCTATTGACCCCACCTACGTTGTCTCATGTTTTAGGTATTCTTTCCCTTATTATCTGGACACTTATTATCGTAGTTACGGTAGAATATGCGTGGCTCGCCATGAGCCTTGGCCAGAAAGGTGAAGGAGGCACCATTGTTCTTCAGCAGTTGCTAATCCCCATGCTGAAATCAGGCAGGCAGATATCGTTTGTCACTTTGCTCACTTTTATTGGCATATCGCTCCTTTTCGGAGATGGGGTGATTACTCCTGCCATCAGCATACTCAGCGCTGTTGAAGGAATGAAATTGATCCCGGGACTTGAAGGAACAAGTATAGATACACTCGTTATCATAGCGGCCATTATCGCGATTATATTATTTGCAGTTCAGAAAAAAGGAACAGAAAAGGTTGCGTGGTTATTCGGACCAGTTATGGTTTTATGGTTCATATCGTTAACTTTTTCCGGTTTTATCAACATTATCAGTTTTCCGGCCATTTTGCAGTCTTTTAGCCCGTACTTTGCAATAACCTACCTTTCAGAGAACGGTATCACAGGATTTTTCTTACTTTCCCAGGTTATCCTTTGCGCTACAGGAGGAGAAGCATTATATGCAGATATGGGGCATCTGGGGAAACTTCCAATAATAAGAGCATGGTATTTTGTATTATTCGCCCTTTTATTAAATTACCTGGGGCAGGGATCGTATATCATCCAGCATCCTGATGCGCGTAATGTGCTTTTTGAAATGATATTCTACCAGGCTCCGATATTTTATATCCCATTTCTTATCTTAAGTATCCTTGCCACGGTAATAGCATCCCAGGCGATGATTAGCGGTATGTTCTCGATAGTGTACCAGGGAATTACAACGCACATTCTGCCTATGTTAAAAGTGGATTATACGTCAAAGGAAATGATGTCCCAAATATACATTGATTCTGCAAACTGGTTCCTGCTGGGTTCGGTTCTTACTATTATGTTCATTTTCAAACAATCGTACCTGCTTGCTGAGGCATATGGTCTTGCAGTTACCGGAACTATGACTCTTACCGGTGTGATGATGACCTGGATATTCTACTTAAAGGGTAATAGATTAAAGACTGTTATATCTATAATTGTTACCTTTGTTGATATGGCATTCCTGGTGTCAAGTCTTCATAAGATACCATTCGGAGGCTACTGGTCAATAATACTGGCGATAATACCTTTCAGTATAATCATGATTTACATATCAGGCCAGGCCAGACTTTACAGGGCACTTTCGCCTGTGGAGCTTGATCTATTTCTTAACGAATATAATAACGTATATAATAATATGTGTAAAATCAAAGGAACTGCCCTTTTTTTTGCCAGGGATGTAAAAAAGATACCACCATATATCGTAAACACCATGTTCAAAAATAATATCATTTACGAAGAGAATATTATCGTTTCAATTATAAGAATGGATAATCCCTTCGGTGTTTCGGGTTCTTTCAAAGGTCACCTTGGGGATGGATTGAGAGTTTATGAAATATATCTGGGTTACATGGAAGTCGTTGATGTTGAAAAGATTTTAAAAGAATCCGGCATTGAAGAAAAAACCATTTTCTACGGGCTTGAGGACATTGTTTCGGAAAATGTGATCTGGAGAATATATTCGGCTATAAAAAGAAATACTCCTGCATTCGTCCAATTTTATAAACTTCCGTCCCATAAGCTTCATGGTGTCATATCCAGGATTGAGATGTAAAAATCTAAATATATATACTTTTTTTTAGAAACAATTAAAAGGAATGAGATAAATCAGGGAGGAGGATTTAGATAGGGATAAAATAGAACATGCTTGACAGGGAAACCTTTAAAGGAATTATAAAATCGCTGGGTCTGGTATTTGGCGATATCGGAACAAGCCCCATCTATACCCTTACAGTCATTTTATTAATGACAAGCCTTACTGAAGACCATATTCTGGGTATCCTTTCACTCATCATCTGGACACTTATTATAATAGTGTCCATTGAATATGGGTGGCTTGCGATGAGCCTTGGCCAGAAAGGCGAAGGTGGCACCATAGTTCTTCGTGAAATACTTATTCCCCTGTTAAAGTCGGGAAGACAAATCGGATTTGTCTCTCTTCTGTCATTCATTGGTATATCCCTGCTTTTCGGTGATGGTGTGATAACACCCGCAATCAGCATACTCAGCGCTGTTGAAGGAATGAAATTGATCCCGGGACTTGAAGAGACGGGGCAGCAAGTACTGGTCTTTATCGCGGCGCTCATTGCTATAATCCTTTTTGCAGTCCAGAAAAAAGGAACTGAAAAAGTCGCCGGGGCGTTCGGACCTTTAATGTTTTTGTGGTTTATGTCACTTGCAGTTTCGGGTATTGTCTCGATAATACAGGTCCCATCAGTCCTTAAGGCCATTAATCCATACTATGCGATCATTTTCTTACTGGAAAACGGTGTTGCCGGATTTTTTGTGTTATCCCAGGTCATACTTTGCGCCACAGGCGGAGAGGCCCTGTTTGCTGACATGGGGCAATTGGGAAGACTTCCAATCGTCAGGGCGTGGAAATTTGTATTTGTTGCCCTTTTGTTGAATTATCTTGGCCAGGGAGCTTATGTGATCAGGCATCCTGAAACAAAAAGCGTACTTTTTGAGATGATATACCAGCAGGCACATATTCTCTATATTCCCTTCCTTGTTTTAAGTATTATTGCAACTGTTATCGCATCCCAGGCTATGATAAGCGGTATGTTCTCCATAGTATACCAGGGAATAACCACGCGTATATTGCCGATGCTCAAAGTGGATTATACATCAAGGAAACTCCAGTCACAGATATATATTGATTCAGCAAACTGGTTTTTGCTTTTTTCCGTACTCATGGTCATGTTCATCTTCAAAGAATCCAAGAGTCTTGCGGCAGCGTACGGCCTTGCTGTCACAGGTGACATGGTACTTACCGGAATAATGATGTCATGGATATTCTATTTAAGGAAGAAGATGTCAAAATTCACGATCGCAATTTTTATTACGATTATTGATATGGCGTTCCTGTTATCGAGTCTTCATAAGTTACCTTCGGGAGGGTACTGGTCAATAATACTCGCGTTGATTCCGTTCAGTATAATTATGATCTACACGTCAGGCCAGAAAAAGCTTGGAGCGGCGCTTTCACCAGTGATGCTTGATGATTTTCTTAAGAAGTATGATGAATGTTACAAAAACATGCCTAAAATTAAAGGCACCGCCCTTTTCTTTGCCAGGGAGACCGCCAGGATCCCTCCATATATGGCCAATACGATGTTTAAAAATAATATAATTTATGAGGACAATATAATTGTTTCCCTTATTAAAACAGAGAATCCATTCGGAGTTTCAGGTTCGTTAAAGGGAAGCCTTTCAGACGGGTTAAGGGTATTTGAGATATATATGGGATATATGGAAGTTGTTGATGTTGAGGCACTTTTAAAAGAGAATGGGATAGAGGAAAAGACCATCTTCTATGGTCTTGAGGATATTGTTTCGGATAATGTTATCTGGAGAATCTATTCTACAATTAAAAAGCTTACTCCGGCGTTTGTTCAATTTTATAAACTCCCGCCTCATAAGCTTCACGGGGTTATCTCAAGGATAGAGATGTAAAATATATTTAGTCATTATAAAAAGGATGCTCATAAGGTTTAAATATAATCGTATTATATACTGTTTTGCAGATGATCCCGAAACGGAAGGAAAGTTATAACTTGATGAATAAATTCTCTTTTCTATTATTATCCTTATTAATCCTCTCAATGCCTGTTGATGCCTTGAAGAACGAGTCCTTTTTCCTCGAAAACAACACCGGGTTAGATTTCATGAAGGGATATTATAAAATAGAGTTAATCGAGATCAGTAAACCCGGCGATATGCCCTTCGTTAAGGTCAACCTGATTACAGCGGGATTGACAAAATTATATTATTTACGGGAAAATGAAAATCCCTCAATCAATACTGAGCCCTTTAATAAGATCAGTCTTAATTCGTCTTTTATAACCCTGACAGCTGCAAGGGTTTCGGTGCAATACCCTGATAACTGGGAAAGTCCCATCAAATATAACATTGAAATACCCGTTGTTGCCGAGAAAATACCGGAAATCGTGTTAACAAAATCGGTCGATAAAACAACCCTGAATAAAGGTGATGTTGTTGAATTTAAAATTATAGCGGAAAACACCGGTAATGGGACTGCTTATAACCTGACTATCGAAGACAGGTTCCCGCCGGGATTTACAAGCGCGCCGGGTTCAAGGTTCCCACCTGCTATACAGGATGAACTTAAAGCTGGCGAAAGCCTTGAGCTTTTGTTCGCCCTGAAGGCAGTAGAACCCGGGTCTTATAATATTGATCCGACTATTGTCAGGTACAGTTCAAAAAGTGCGCAGTCTAATTCTGTTTCTTTAACTGTTCTTGAGGATAAAAAAGAAAAATCCAGTCTCGTTACGGTTATTACACTGGATAAAGTTAATATATTCGCAGGCGAGCCGGTAAAAGCTATTGTGAAAATCACAAACAAAGGTAATGTATCTGCTGAATCAATCCTCATAAAAGCAATTGTTCCGAAAGGAATGGAAGTGATTGAAGGAGACTTAAGGCAGGCATATACAAAAATAGGGCCGGATGAATCTGAAGAATATTCAGCTACCCTGAAAGCAGTTGAAAGTGGAAATTATTCTATTCAGTTAAAAACCAGTTATTCTGATGATATGGCGGGTTTCCCTTCTAATTCCGATCCTATTACTGTGACAGAAAAAGAAAAAAATTATCTGTATATCCTTATTCCTGTGATGATAATCATAATTGGGATAGTGTTATTTATTATGAAGAGACATAGGGAGTACAGGTTCTAGAGGAAATATGCTGAATGTACTTATTATCGGAGTTGGACAATGTGGCAACAGGATACTTGATTCAATTAACAAGGAAGCATTTGGGGGAAGTTCCCTGGCAAAGTATTATGGAACCCAGAAATTCAAAAGCCACGTTGAAACTATCGCTATTAAT from Candidatus Methanoperedens sp. encodes the following:
- the sat gene encoding sulfate adenylyltransferase gives rise to the protein MTQIKPHGGKLINRTLTEQKRNKIIDQASQYQSVPVTVDLMKDIENIASGLFSPLEGFNGREDYESILYNKRLSNGLPWTLPIVLDTDNKDIKEGDEILLKNDANLVAVMQVEEIYSYDKRAFAEQVYGTNDAAHPGVAKTYSMKDTLLGGKISLINESETPYFKYAMKPAETRNLFKEKGWEKVVGFQTRNVAHLGHEYLQKSALTMVDGLFINPVIGKKKKGDFRDEVILESYEVLIDNYYPKDRVVLGIFQTEMRYAGPREAIFHAIVRKNYGCTHFIIGRDHAGVGSYYHPFAAQEIFKEFPDIGIEPMFFMSFFYCNKCGGISNDKVCPHTDRVDFSGTKMRQMIEAGKRPPADSMRPEVADVILKSGHPFVE
- a CDS encoding potassium transporter Kup, encoding MLDKDALKGIIKSLGLVFGDIGTSPIYTLTVIFLLTPPTLSHVLGILSLIIWTLIIVVTVEYAWLAMSLGQKGEGGTIVLQQLLIPMLKSGRQISFVTLLTFIGISLLFGDGVITPAISILSAVEGMKLIPGLEGTSIDTLVIIAAIIAIILFAVQKKGTEKVAWLFGPVMVLWFISLTFSGFINIISFPAILQSFSPYFAITYLSENGITGFFLLSQVILCATGGEALYADMGHLGKLPIIRAWYFVLFALLLNYLGQGSYIIQHPDARNVLFEMIFYQAPIFYIPFLILSILATVIASQAMISGMFSIVYQGITTHILPMLKVDYTSKEMMSQIYIDSANWFLLGSVLTIMFIFKQSYLLAEAYGLAVTGTMTLTGVMMTWIFYLKGNRLKTVISIIVTFVDMAFLVSSLHKIPFGGYWSIILAIIPFSIIMIYISGQARLYRALSPVELDLFLNEYNNVYNNMCKIKGTALFFARDVKKIPPYIVNTMFKNNIIYEENIIVSIIRMDNPFGVSGSFKGHLGDGLRVYEIYLGYMEVVDVEKILKESGIEEKTIFYGLEDIVSENVIWRIYSAIKRNTPAFVQFYKLPSHKLHGVISRIEM
- a CDS encoding potassium transporter Kup; amino-acid sequence: MLDRETFKGIIKSLGLVFGDIGTSPIYTLTVILLMTSLTEDHILGILSLIIWTLIIIVSIEYGWLAMSLGQKGEGGTIVLREILIPLLKSGRQIGFVSLLSFIGISLLFGDGVITPAISILSAVEGMKLIPGLEETGQQVLVFIAALIAIILFAVQKKGTEKVAGAFGPLMFLWFMSLAVSGIVSIIQVPSVLKAINPYYAIIFLLENGVAGFFVLSQVILCATGGEALFADMGQLGRLPIVRAWKFVFVALLLNYLGQGAYVIRHPETKSVLFEMIYQQAHILYIPFLVLSIIATVIASQAMISGMFSIVYQGITTRILPMLKVDYTSRKLQSQIYIDSANWFLLFSVLMVMFIFKESKSLAAAYGLAVTGDMVLTGIMMSWIFYLRKKMSKFTIAIFITIIDMAFLLSSLHKLPSGGYWSIILALIPFSIIMIYTSGQKKLGAALSPVMLDDFLKKYDECYKNMPKIKGTALFFARETARIPPYMANTMFKNNIIYEDNIIVSLIKTENPFGVSGSLKGSLSDGLRVFEIYMGYMEVVDVEALLKENGIEEKTIFYGLEDIVSDNVIWRIYSTIKKLTPAFVQFYKLPPHKLHGVISRIEM
- a CDS encoding DUF11 domain-containing protein — translated: MIPKRKESYNLMNKFSFLLLSLLILSMPVDALKNESFFLENNTGLDFMKGYYKIELIEISKPGDMPFVKVNLITAGLTKLYYLRENENPSINTEPFNKISLNSSFITLTAARVSVQYPDNWESPIKYNIEIPVVAEKIPEIVLTKSVDKTTLNKGDVVEFKIIAENTGNGTAYNLTIEDRFPPGFTSAPGSRFPPAIQDELKAGESLELLFALKAVEPGSYNIDPTIVRYSSKSAQSNSVSLTVLEDKKEKSSLVTVITLDKVNIFAGEPVKAIVKITNKGNVSAESILIKAIVPKGMEVIEGDLRQAYTKIGPDESEEYSATLKAVESGNYSIQLKTSYSDDMAGFPSNSDPITVTEKEKNYLYILIPVMIIIIGIVLFIMKRHREYRF